The Miscanthus floridulus cultivar M001 chromosome 17, ASM1932011v1, whole genome shotgun sequence genome has a window encoding:
- the LOC136515804 gene encoding uncharacterized protein, which yields MDIGVIVLSLVVGLFGLASAVLGFITERTKLTGHDIDIDVYTGECDYPANPAYLLALIAIPLLAVAMIIASLAGGCCGCCRPRHGASESKRVTGIVCAVLSWIAALIAGVIYANGVAWNLPVTRYDAWCRLLRDGYLRTAALLSLAATALAITSYSMLRAQAAPATAAAAAGASGPKPDGSYPPAAEAIAVAVETQWSAPQRHGQWQEPLPEVPRHPVGGYNYNRTPYQEMASHPRRQAQPAVEV from the exons ATGGACATCGGCGTGATCGTCTTGTCCCTCGTGGTGGGGTTGTTTGGGCTCGCGAGCGCCGTGCTGGGGTTCATCACCGAGCGAACAAAGCTCACT GGACATGACATCGACATCGACGTCTACACCGGGGAGTGCGACTACCCGGCCAACCCGGCTTACCTGCTGGCGCTAATCGCGATCCCTCTGCTGGCGGTGGCTATGATCATCGCCTCGCTCGCCGGCGGCTGCTGTGGCTGCTGCAGGCCACGGCACGGCGCGTCCGAGTCCAAGCGGGTCACCGGCATCGTGTGCGCCGTCCTCTCATGGATAGCGGCGCTGATTGCTGGGGTGATCTACGCGAACGGCGTGGCTTGGAACCTCCCCGTGACGAGGTACGACGCCTGGTGCAGGCTCCTCAGGGACGGGTACTTGAGGACGGCGGCCCTGCTGAGCCTCGCTGCCACCGCTCTGGCGATCACATCATACAGCATGCTCCGCGCGCAGgcggcgccggcgacggcggccgCAGCAGCAGGGGCCTCCGGACCCAAGCCTGATGGCTCGTACCCGCCGGCTGCGGAAGCCATCGCGGTTGCGGTGGAGACGCAGTGGTCAGCTCCTCAGAGGCACGGGCAATGGCAAGAGCCACTCCCGGAGGTCCCTCGGCACCCTGTTGGAGGATACAATTACAATCGGACACCATACCAGGAGATGGCTTCCCATCCTCGGCGTCAAGCACAGCCAGCAGTTGAAGTGTGA
- the LOC136518738 gene encoding uncharacterized protein — MFFFFVGGVEQGAGRVLKEVAGRCLRCGGAADLVETEKVLKLFFVPVWRWPGKDPAYLCRDCGLLSPGSLGAEPGPSLLLPREARCGACSRAVDTQFRFCPFCGSSL; from the coding sequence ATGTTCTTCTTCTTCGTAGGCGGCGTGGAGCAGGGGGCCGGGCGGGTGCTGAAGGAGGTGGCGGGGCGGTGCCTCCGGTGCGGCGGCGCAGCGGACCTGGTGGAGACGGAGAAGGTCCTCAAGCTCTTCTTCGTCCCCGTCTGGCGGTGGCCCGGGAAGGACCCCGCGTACCTATGCCGCGACTGCGGCCTCCTCTCGCCGGGCTCCCTCGGCGCGGAGCCGGGTCCCTCGCTGCTGCTGCCCCGGGAGGCGAGGTGCGGCGCGTGCAGCCGCGCCGTCGATACGCAGTTCCGGTTCTGCCCCTTCTGCGGCTCCTCCCTCTGA